The Candidatus Palauibacter australiensis genome contains the following window.
ATCTCGCCGCGGTCGACCCGGGACAGGAGTTGCACCGCGATCGGGACCTTGTAGGTCGAGGCCATGGGGAAGCGCGCGTCCTCGTTGAACCACACCGCGCGGCCGGTCTCGATGTGGACGGCGCCCACACCCACCGTGCCTCCGCTGCTCGGCGCCAGGCGTTCGATCTCCGCCAGGAGACGCCCCAGTCCCGGGTCCCCCGCCGGCGTGACGGACTGCGCCGCGACGGGGACGGCAGCCCACAGTCCAACCGCCAGGGTCGCGACGGTCAACGTCGCCGTGGTCAGGGTCGCCGCCCGCCTCCTGGCGGCCCACCCGGTGAAGTCGTGACATGTCCACACGCGCATCGCTCATGCTCCCTGTTCATCCCGTGTCGATCCTGCTCCGTGCCGGTACGGTAGCCGTTGCGCAACTCGCGGACGAGACCACCGGTGCCGGGTCGCCGCGGCAGGCCCGCCGGTGGCATACTCCGCGATCCACGCAGGGAGAGGGAGGCGATGCCGGGCGATCGAAACGGGAAGGCGACAGGACGTTCCCGCGGGAACGCGGCGAGGGATGGCGGGAGTTCAGCGCGGGACGCCGGACACGTGAAGGCGACCGCGAGCGACGGCGCGCTGACCCCTGAGGAACGCCGCGGCACGGAGGCCGTGGATCCGGAACGGCTCTTCGCGGTTCTGGCCGACCTGATCGCGATCGAGAGCGTCGCGAACCGCGAGACGCCGGCCCAGGAGCGGGTCGCCGCGGAGATGCGGGCCATCGGTCTCGAGACGGACGTGTGGGAGATCGACTTCGAGCGGCTGCGCCGGCACCCCGCCTACACCGCCGACGTGGAGCGTCACGAAGGCCTCGGGGTCGTCGGAAGCACGGGACGCGGTGACGGCCGGACGCTGATCCTGAACGGGCATGTCGATGTCGTCCCCGCCGGCGAGATCGAGCGCTGGACGTCCCCGCCCTTCGAACTCACCAAGCGCGACGGGCGCCTGTTCGGGCGCGGGGTCGTGGACATGAAGGGGCAGCTGTGCAGCGCGTTGGCGGCGGCGTGGGCGCTGCACGATGCCGGCATCGAACTCGATGGTGCTCTGCAGATCCAGAGCGTGATCGGCGAGGAGGACGGCGGCGCCGGGATGCTGGCTACGATCGAGCGCGGACACACCGGCGACGGGGCGATCGTCGTCGAGCCGACGGAGTTCGTCATCGCGCCCGCGCAGGCCGGCGCGCTCAGTTTCCGGCTCACGGTTCCCGGCCTCGCCGCGCACGGGGCGATGCGGGAAGAGGGCGTGGACCCGGTCGAGAAGTTCATCCCCATCTTCCAGCGACTCCGGGCCCTGGAGGCGGACCGGAACCGCGACGTGGCCGACCCGCTCTTCCGCGGCGAAGCGCTGCCGTACGCCCTGACCATGGGACGGCTCCGGGCGGGGATCTGGCCCTCCACCGTGGCCGAGAGCCTCGTCGTCGAGGGGCGCTACGGCGTCACGCCCGGAGAAGACCTCGCCGGGGCGCGCCGCGCGCTCGAACACGCCGTGGCGGAGGCGGCCTCCGGTGACGCCTGGCTGCGCGACCACCCACCCACGGTCGAGTGGGTCGGGGCGCAGTTCGCGGCGGGCCGCACGGACGCGCGCGACCCCGTGGTCGGCACGCTGGCCGGCGCCGTGCGGTCGCTCGGCCGCACGGAACCCCGCGTCGGGGGCGTGCGCTACGGCGCGGACATGCGGCTCCTCGTCAACGACGGCCACGTGCCCACGGTGCTCTTCGGCCCCGGCGACGTCCGCGAGGCTCACCGCCCCGACGAGAGCATCCGCGCCGCCGACCTCGTCGAACTGGCCCGCATCCTCGCCGTCACCGCCATCCGCTTCTGCGGCATCCGGCGGTGACGACCCGCGGTCAAGCACGCCGGGTACGCCTTCCGGTCGGATCACGTCTCGCCAAGGTTGAGGCTACAGGTTCATCTCAACGGCTACTCATCGAGTCTCCCCCGAGGACAGGTGCTGCCATGTCTGCTCGAACGTCGATCGCAATCCGGTTGGCCCTCTCGTTCGCCCTGGCGTTCACGGCGGCTCCCCTCGCACTCCGGGCACAGACATTCGCGGTCGAGGAGACCACGATCGCGCAGGTCCATGCCGCCTTCCGGGCGGGCGACCTCACCTGCGAGGGCCTGGTTCAGAGCTACCTGGACCGGATCGACGCCTACGACAAGCAGGGGCCGCGGCTCAACTCGATCGCCGTCGTCAACCCGCGCGCCGTCGAGGAGGCCCGAGCCCTCGACGCCGCCTTCGCCTCCGGAGGCCTCACCGGGCCGCTGCACTGCATCCCCGTCCTCCTCAAGGACCAGGTCGAGACGAGCGACATGCCGACGACCTACGGATCGGCGCTCTTCGCCGGCTACATGTCGGAGCGCGACGGGACCATCGTGACGCGGATGAAGGAGGCGGGCGCCCTCATCATCGCGAAGACGAACATGGGCGAGTTCGCGTCGCGCTACGTCGGCTCCGGGTTCGGGATCATCCGCAACGCGTACGACCCGGGACGGAACCCCAGCGGCTCCTCCGGCGGCACGGGATCCGGCGTGGCGGCGAATCTCGGCCTGATCGGCATCGGCGAGGACACGGGCGGCTCCATTCGGGGCCCGGCCGCCGTCGCCTCGCTCGTCGGCCTCCGTCCCACGCTTCCCCTCGTGAGCCGGTTCGGGATGATGCCCGCCAACCCCACGACCGACACGATGGGTCCGATGACCCGCACCGTGATGGACGCGGCCATCCTCCTCGACGTCATCGCCGGCTACGACCCCAACGACCCGGTGACGGCGTATTCCGTGGGACAGGTCCCGGACTCCTACGCGGACGGACTCGAGGCGGGGGCGCTGGCGGGCGCCCGGATCGGCGTCATCCGCGAGCCGATGGACCGCTCCGTGGACACGACATCGGAAGGGTTCCAGCAGGTGCGCGCCCGCGTAGAGGCGGCGGTCGGCGCTCTCCGCGATCTGGGGGCCGAGGTATTCGACGTCGCCGTCCCAGGGATCGAACGAGTGAGCGCCATCTTCGGCGCCAACTTCTACGAGACCGAGGAGGTCACCGACGCCTACCTCGCCGAACTCCGCGACCCGCCGTATCGCACGCTCGCATCCATCCTGCTGAGCGGCCGCGTCAACCCGTGGCGGGCCGCCGGCATGGCGGATCTCCTGGGGAAGACGATCCGCGACCCCGGCTATCTCCAGTATCTGCTCGACCGCGAGCAGGTCCGGACGGACGTCATCGCGACGATGGCGGAGCACGATCTCGACGCCTTCGTCTACGCCACCTTCGACCACCCGCCGGCCCCGATCGCCGCCGATGTCGAGACGAACCCCGCCCCGAACGACCGCTACGCCCTCGGTGACAACCGCTCGCTGAGCCCGCTCACGGGCTTTCCGGCGCTCACCGTGCCCGCGGGCTTCACGGACGACGGCCTCCCGGTCGGTCTCGAGTTCCTGGGCCGCCCCTTCACGGAGGCGATGCTCCTCGGCTTCGGCTACGCCTACGAGCAGGCGACGAACCACCGCCGCCCGCCGCCCACCACCCCGCCCCTCGGTGGTTGACTCGACCGATATGCACCACCATCTTGTGCATGTGTCACAACCATGCACAACCAAGAGTGGTCATGTCGAGGATTCATTTCGTCGTCAAGGAAAGCGCCAAGATCCGCTACCGGGCGGAGGCGGAGCGTGAGGGAAAGTCCCTCGGGCAATGGCTGCGCGAGGCAGCCGACGAGAAGCTGGAGGCCGCGCGTCCGCGCCTGTTCACCGTAGAGGAACTCAAGGCGTTCGCCGCCAAGTGCGACGCGATGCATCCCCCCGGCGCCAAGGAGCCGGATTGGGAGGAGACCAAGCGCCTGATCGGCGAAGGGAAGCTCCGTTCCGCGAGAAAGCTGGGCCTCCTTTGATTTTCGTCGATGCCAACGTCTTCATGTACTTCGTCGGTTCCGAAAATCCCCGCCGAGACGAGGCCCGATCCTTCTTCGAGCGGTCGAGGGAGCGGAATACCCCGCTCGTGACGTCCGCCGAGATTCTTCAGGAACTCCTGCACGTCTACGTCAGCAGGGATCAGCTACACCGACTGCGCCCAGCGTTCGATCTTGTTGAAGCCACCGTGACCGAGGTCTGGTCCGTCCACCGTGAGGACGTGCAAACGGCCTGTAACATGGTCGTCCAACATCCGGAACTTGAGGCGCGCGATCTTGTTCACCTTGCCTGCTGCATCCGGCGGGAGCCCGACGACCTCATGACGTTCGACCGGGCGCTGGCCGCGGCGTGGCGTTCCCGGTCGCCCCGCAAGAGCTGACGCGACTCTCGGCAGGCCGCCCCACGTCGCCCGCCCCGCGCTGCCCTCCCCCTCCATCCGCAGCGTCCGCCGTGTCCGTTCGTCGCCCGCCGTGCCCTGTCTGACCCGTGTCTCCCGGGATAGCGTATCCGGCGGAATCTTCGCGGAAACCCCGGCACGGGCTGGCGTCCCGTGGCAAGAAGGAGAGCAGCGAGATGAGGGATTCGTCGAGACGTTGCGCGCCGCGCGCGCGGGTGGCGCTCGTTTGGGGCGTCATAATGGGAGTTCCCGGGATCGTTCCTCCGTTGATGGCGGAGGTTCGGGCCCAGGAGGTTGATCAATCGCTGGTGGCGGAGGTCGTGGCCGGCCTGCCCCTGCGCGAGATCGGCCCCGCGCTCATGGGCGGCCGGATCGCGGACATCGCCGTGCACCCGCACCGAAGCAGCACCTGGTACATCGCGGTCGGCTCCGGCGGCGTGTGGAAGACGACGAACGCCGGCGTGACGTGGGACGCGATCTTCGAGGACCAGTCCGTCTACTCGATCGGCGACGTCGCGATCGATCCCGGCAACCCGGACGTGATCTGGGTGGGGACGGGGGAGAACGTGAGCGGGCGCCACGTCGGCTGGGGGGACGGCGTCTACCGCAGCCGCAATGGCGGGGAGACGTGGGAGAACGTCGGCCTCGGGGATTCGGAACACATCGGCAAGATCCTCGTCGATCCGCGCGACAGCGACGTGATCCTGGTGGCGGCCGAAGGGTCGCTCTGGGCGCCGGGCGGCGACCGGGGCGTGTACAAGTCCACCGACGGCGGCGACTCCTGGCGGCTCGTGCTGGAGATCGACGAGAACACGGGCGTCACCGACATCGAGTTCGCGCCCGGCAATCCGGACATGGTCTACGCGGCGGCGTACGAGCGGCGGCGCAAGATCTGGGGGCACCTCGCCGGCGGTCCCAATTCCGGCATCTACAAGTCCGCCGACGGCGGCGAGAGCTGGCGCCGGATCACGGCTGGACTCCCGAGCGGTGACGTGGGGAAGATCGGACTCGCGGTCACGCCGGCGAACCCCGAGGTCGTGTACGCGACGATGGAGGCGAACGACGCGGAGCGCGGCTTCTACCGGTCCCTCGACAAGGGCGAGAGCTGGGAGCGGCGGAACTCCTACATCTCCGGCGGCACGGGCCCGCACTACTACCAGGAGATCGAGGCCTCGCCGCACGACGCGGATGTCGTGTACCAGATGGACGTCTTCATCCAGGTCACGCGGGACGGGGGCGCGACCTTCGGCAACCTCGAGACGGCGCGCGACAAGCACAGCGACAACCACGCGCTCTGGATCGATCCGGAGGACCCGCTCCACCTGATCGTCGGCACGGACGCCGGGCTGTACGAGAGCTTCGACGACGGGCGCACGTTCCGGCACTTCCCGAACATGCCCATCTCGCAGTTCTACAAGCTGACGCTCGACAACGCGGAGCCGTTCTACAACGTGCTCGGCGGCGCGCAGGACCTCGGCACCCTGTGGGGCCCCGCCCGCACCACGAACATCGAGGGCGTGCGGAACCGGGACTGGTACGTGCCCATGGGGGCGGACGGGTACGCGGTCCAGATCGACCCGAGGGACCCCGACATCCTCTACCTGCAGACGCAGCAGGGGAACCTCTACCGCTACGACCGGGGGAGCGAGGAAGCGCTCGACATCCAGGCGCAGCCCGCGCCCGGCGACCCGCCCGAACGCTGGAACTGGGACGCGCCGGTCCTCATCAGTCCGCATAACGCCGACCGCATCTACCACGGCTCGCAGCGCGTGTGGGCGAGCGACGACCGGGGCAACTCGTGGACGGCGATCAGCGGCGATCTGACGACGGACGTGAACCGCTACGAACTGGAGTTCATGGGCCGCGTGTGGAGCGTCGACGACCTCATCGACAACGGCGCCATGTCCAAGTACGCGACCCTCACCGGCATCTCCGAGTCACCGGTGACGGCGGGCGTCATCTACACGGGGAGCGACGACGGACTCATCCACGCGACGGAGGACGGCGGGGCCAACTGGCGGCTCGCGAGCGCCCTCCCCGGCGTGCCCGAACGGGCGTTCATCAACGACGTGGAAGCGTCGCAGTTCGACGCGGCGACGGTCTTCGCCGTGGCGGACAACCACAAGGAGGGCGACTTCCGGCCGCTCGTGTTCGAGAGCAACGACGGGGGCCGCACGTGGCGCTCGATCGCGGGAGACCTGCCGAACGGGACGATCCTGTGGGCGATCGAGCAGGACCACCTGAACCCGAACCTCCTCTTCCTCGGCGCCGAGTTCGGGATGTACGCGAGCGTGAACGGCGGCGAGAACTGGCACATGCTCCCCGGCCCCACGATCCCGCACCGGGATCTCGAGGTCCAGCGCCGCGACAACGACGTGGTCGGGTCGACCTTCGGCCGCGGCTTCCAGGTGCTCGACGACTACACGCCGCTGCGCGAACTGGCGGCCGGCGCGACCACGGCCATGGCCGCCGCGGAGGGTGGGGCGCTGTTCCCCGTTCGCGATGCGTGGTGGTACATCCCCTCGGTCCCCATGCAGGCGCGCGGCAAGCCGACGCTGGGCTCGGACGACTACACCGCGCCGAACCCGGATTTCGGGGCCGTGATCTCCTACTACCTGCCCGAGACATCGACGACGGCCGCGGAAGTACGACGCGCCGCTGAAGCGGCGGTACGAGCGGCCGGGGGCGACGTGGCCTTCCCCGGCTACGACGTGCTGAACGAGGAGACGACGGAGAGCGGACCCCGGGCGCTGATCGCAATTGCCGATGGGGACGGCCGAACCCTGCGCTGGGTCGCCGGTCCCGCCGGCAAGGGACTGCACCGCGTGAGTTGGGATCTGCGGTCCCCGGCGCCTGATCCGATCGACCTCACGGTCCCCGGCTTCACGCCGCCGTGGGTGGGACCGCCCCAGGGACCCCTCGTTGCCCCGGGCCAATACTCCGCGCAACTCGTCGTCGTC
Protein-coding sequences here:
- a CDS encoding amidase, producing the protein MSARTSIAIRLALSFALAFTAAPLALRAQTFAVEETTIAQVHAAFRAGDLTCEGLVQSYLDRIDAYDKQGPRLNSIAVVNPRAVEEARALDAAFASGGLTGPLHCIPVLLKDQVETSDMPTTYGSALFAGYMSERDGTIVTRMKEAGALIIAKTNMGEFASRYVGSGFGIIRNAYDPGRNPSGSSGGTGSGVAANLGLIGIGEDTGGSIRGPAAVASLVGLRPTLPLVSRFGMMPANPTTDTMGPMTRTVMDAAILLDVIAGYDPNDPVTAYSVGQVPDSYADGLEAGALAGARIGVIREPMDRSVDTTSEGFQQVRARVEAAVGALRDLGAEVFDVAVPGIERVSAIFGANFYETEEVTDAYLAELRDPPYRTLASILLSGRVNPWRAAGMADLLGKTIRDPGYLQYLLDREQVRTDVIATMAEHDLDAFVYATFDHPPAPIAADVETNPAPNDRYALGDNRSLSPLTGFPALTVPAGFTDDGLPVGLEFLGRPFTEAMLLGFGYAYEQATNHRRPPPTTPPLGG
- a CDS encoding type II toxin-antitoxin system VapC family toxin; the protein is MRRDASPRRQGAGLGGDQAPDRRREAPFREKAGPPLIFVDANVFMYFVGSENPRRDEARSFFERSRERNTPLVTSAEILQELLHVYVSRDQLHRLRPAFDLVEATVTEVWSVHREDVQTACNMVVQHPELEARDLVHLACCIRREPDDLMTFDRALAAAWRSRSPRKS
- a CDS encoding ArgE/DapE family deacylase — encoded protein: MKATASDGALTPEERRGTEAVDPERLFAVLADLIAIESVANRETPAQERVAAEMRAIGLETDVWEIDFERLRRHPAYTADVERHEGLGVVGSTGRGDGRTLILNGHVDVVPAGEIERWTSPPFELTKRDGRLFGRGVVDMKGQLCSALAAAWALHDAGIELDGALQIQSVIGEEDGGAGMLATIERGHTGDGAIVVEPTEFVIAPAQAGALSFRLTVPGLAAHGAMREEGVDPVEKFIPIFQRLRALEADRNRDVADPLFRGEALPYALTMGRLRAGIWPSTVAESLVVEGRYGVTPGEDLAGARRALEHAVAEAASGDAWLRDHPPTVEWVGAQFAAGRTDARDPVVGTLAGAVRSLGRTEPRVGGVRYGADMRLLVNDGHVPTVLFGPGDVREAHRPDESIRAADLVELARILAVTAIRFCGIRR
- a CDS encoding glycosyl hydrolase; the encoded protein is MRDSSRRCAPRARVALVWGVIMGVPGIVPPLMAEVRAQEVDQSLVAEVVAGLPLREIGPALMGGRIADIAVHPHRSSTWYIAVGSGGVWKTTNAGVTWDAIFEDQSVYSIGDVAIDPGNPDVIWVGTGENVSGRHVGWGDGVYRSRNGGETWENVGLGDSEHIGKILVDPRDSDVILVAAEGSLWAPGGDRGVYKSTDGGDSWRLVLEIDENTGVTDIEFAPGNPDMVYAAAYERRRKIWGHLAGGPNSGIYKSADGGESWRRITAGLPSGDVGKIGLAVTPANPEVVYATMEANDAERGFYRSLDKGESWERRNSYISGGTGPHYYQEIEASPHDADVVYQMDVFIQVTRDGGATFGNLETARDKHSDNHALWIDPEDPLHLIVGTDAGLYESFDDGRTFRHFPNMPISQFYKLTLDNAEPFYNVLGGAQDLGTLWGPARTTNIEGVRNRDWYVPMGADGYAVQIDPRDPDILYLQTQQGNLYRYDRGSEEALDIQAQPAPGDPPERWNWDAPVLISPHNADRIYHGSQRVWASDDRGNSWTAISGDLTTDVNRYELEFMGRVWSVDDLIDNGAMSKYATLTGISESPVTAGVIYTGSDDGLIHATEDGGANWRLASALPGVPERAFINDVEASQFDAATVFAVADNHKEGDFRPLVFESNDGGRTWRSIAGDLPNGTILWAIEQDHLNPNLLFLGAEFGMYASVNGGENWHMLPGPTIPHRDLEVQRRDNDVVGSTFGRGFQVLDDYTPLRELAAGATTAMAAAEGGALFPVRDAWWYIPSVPMQARGKPTLGSDDYTAPNPDFGAVISYYLPETSTTAAEVRRAAEAAVRAAGGDVAFPGYDVLNEETTESGPRALIAIADGDGRTLRWVAGPAGKGLHRVSWDLRSPAPDPIDLTVPGFTPPWVGPPQGPLVAPGQYSAQLVVVTADGAREVGQAQTFEVKAVPTAEPGTDFGAVVAFQNEASELSRRIASAGEEVGRARDRLRHMRAALLEAPAAPLELFGDLDALGAGLQDFSIRLFGDPARQRLNEPTVPSISNRVGRVIGGHWDTRQTPTATHRRNLEIAETDFGVWMSEFGNFMDGAFANAESALEAAGAPWTPGRRLPG